From one Vibrio neonatus genomic stretch:
- a CDS encoding arylesterase translates to MIRLLSLLFVCFSMNVSAATLLVLGDSLSAGYQMPIEKAWPTLLPDELAQNGHQMRIINGSISGDTTGNGLNRLPALLQQHQPDYVLIELGANDGLRGFSPKLVKNNLVKLIDLSQESGAKVILMQIQVPPNYGKRYTQSFAQVYPTVSQEKNVELIPFFLAEIITSKDLIMQDGLHPTQKAQPWIAKFVAQQLTPIL, encoded by the coding sequence ATGATACGTTTGCTTTCCTTACTTTTTGTCTGTTTTTCCATGAATGTCAGCGCGGCGACACTGCTTGTGCTCGGCGATAGCTTAAGTGCGGGTTATCAAATGCCCATAGAAAAAGCCTGGCCAACATTATTACCCGATGAACTGGCACAAAACGGTCATCAAATGAGAATCATTAACGGTAGCATATCAGGTGATACTACAGGTAATGGTTTAAATCGACTTCCAGCACTATTGCAACAACATCAACCGGATTACGTGCTGATTGAATTGGGTGCTAATGATGGTTTACGAGGCTTCTCGCCTAAACTGGTCAAAAATAACTTAGTGAAACTGATTGATTTAAGCCAAGAGAGCGGCGCAAAAGTGATTTTAATGCAAATCCAAGTGCCGCCTAATTATGGTAAACGTTATACGCAATCATTTGCACAGGTTTATCCTACCGTAAGTCAAGAAAAGAACGTGGAATTGATTCCATTTTTTCTGGCCGAGATCATCACTTCTAAAGATTTAATCATGCAAGATGGTTTGCACCCTACTCAAAAAGCTCAGCCTTGGATTGCGAAGTTTGTGGCGCAACAACTGACTCCAATACTGTAA
- a CDS encoding 5-oxoprolinase subunit PxpA has product MKLNCDVGESFASWSKGDDQLIMPYLDMANIACGFHASDPDTMSKTVALAKAHNVSIGAHPGYADLQGFGRRSIAHSQQQIVHLTLYQVGALQGICRLHRTQVDYIKPHGALYNDMMQDIELYSAMLQAASILNLPLMILATERSDYVQLAKQANVTLIHEGFADRRYGANKQLAPRSLSGAVLEDVKHVEHQAKAMLNKQSFKSIDQQDIRLHADSLCLHGDNANALVFAKCLRRLIDDQQQ; this is encoded by the coding sequence ATGAAACTCAATTGTGATGTCGGTGAGAGCTTTGCTTCATGGAGCAAGGGTGATGATCAGCTGATCATGCCCTACCTCGACATGGCCAACATTGCCTGCGGTTTTCACGCCTCCGACCCAGATACTATGTCCAAAACAGTCGCTTTAGCAAAAGCGCATAATGTTTCTATTGGCGCACATCCCGGATACGCCGATCTGCAAGGTTTTGGTCGCCGCTCAATAGCGCACAGCCAACAACAAATTGTGCACCTTACGCTTTATCAAGTTGGTGCTTTGCAGGGGATCTGTCGCCTGCATCGCACGCAGGTTGACTACATCAAACCCCACGGCGCACTTTATAACGATATGATGCAAGATATTGAGCTATACAGCGCCATGTTACAAGCGGCCAGTATCCTAAATTTACCGTTAATGATATTGGCTACCGAACGCAGTGATTATGTGCAATTAGCCAAGCAAGCGAATGTCACTTTGATTCATGAAGGGTTTGCTGACCGACGCTATGGCGCCAACAAACAACTTGCGCCTCGCTCATTGTCTGGCGCTGTGCTTGAAGACGTTAAGCACGTCGAACACCAAGCAAAGGCAATGCTCAATAAGCAAAGCTTTAAAAGTATCGACCAGCAAGATATTCGTCTGCACGCCGATTCTTTATGTCTACATGGCGACAATGCCAATGCACTGGTTTTTGCGAAATGCCTGCGCCGCTTAATTGACGATCAGCAACAATGA
- the galE gene encoding UDP-glucose 4-epimerase GalE, with protein MKVLVTGGMGYIGSHTCIQLLEAGFTPVIFDNLYNSKASVNQRIRLVTGQTVEFVEGDIRDKALLVKTLKQYDIDAVIHFAGLKAVGESVAKPLEYYDNNVNGTLVLVDAMRDAGVNRLVFSSSATVYGDPHTVPITEDFPTSATNPYGRSKLMVEECLTDFQQANPDWSITLLRYFNPVGSHPSGQLGEDPQGIPNNLMPFVSQVAVGRREYLSVFGDDYPTPDGTGVRDYIHVMDLADGHIAALQRVGVKSGLHIFNLGTGNGSSVLDMVKAFEQASGKSIAYKIAPRRPGDIAECWADPAKAENELGWKANRTLQQMTEDTWRWQSENPKGYPE; from the coding sequence ATGAAAGTACTTGTAACTGGCGGTATGGGCTATATCGGTAGCCATACCTGCATCCAGCTTTTAGAAGCAGGCTTCACGCCTGTGATTTTTGATAATTTATACAATAGTAAGGCCAGTGTGAACCAGCGTATTCGCTTGGTAACAGGGCAGACGGTTGAATTTGTTGAAGGCGATATTCGCGATAAAGCCTTATTAGTCAAAACGCTTAAACAATACGATATTGATGCTGTGATTCATTTTGCCGGATTGAAAGCAGTCGGCGAATCAGTGGCTAAGCCGTTAGAGTATTACGACAACAATGTGAATGGCACATTGGTGCTTGTAGATGCAATGCGTGACGCTGGCGTGAATCGTTTAGTATTTAGCTCATCAGCCACTGTGTATGGCGACCCGCATACCGTGCCAATTACTGAAGATTTCCCAACCAGTGCGACCAACCCTTATGGTCGTAGTAAACTTATGGTAGAAGAGTGCTTAACGGATTTCCAACAGGCAAATCCAGATTGGAGCATCACGTTACTGCGCTACTTTAACCCTGTGGGATCTCACCCAAGTGGTCAGTTAGGCGAAGATCCACAAGGCATTCCAAACAACTTAATGCCTTTTGTCTCGCAAGTTGCGGTTGGACGTCGTGAGTATCTATCTGTGTTTGGTGATGATTATCCAACACCAGATGGCACCGGCGTACGTGATTACATTCACGTGATGGATTTAGCAGACGGTCATATTGCCGCACTGCAGCGCGTTGGCGTTAAGTCTGGATTGCATATTTTTAACCTAGGTACAGGCAATGGTTCCAGTGTACTTGATATGGTGAAAGCCTTTGAACAAGCTAGCGGTAAAAGCATCGCTTACAAAATTGCACCGCGCAGACCGGGTGATATTGCAGAGTGTTGGGCCGATCCTGCCAAGGCTGAAAACGAGTTAGGTTGGAAGGCAAACCGCACTTTACAACAGATGACCGAAGATACTTGGCGCTGGCAATCGGAAAATCCGAAGGGTTACCCTGAATAA
- a CDS encoding 5-oxoprolinase subunit C family protein, with protein sequence MTILKASPQTGIQDGGRFGFAHLGITQGGVADEYSYHWANKLLGNPFSSAVIEVTLGGFEAVIHQDTCIAITGATSPVLLDGAVAPTWQCIKVKKGQHISIPLPRNGLRYYIALPGGIDAPLHHRSLSTVHKEGLGGLQSNGEHLVKGDLIYARLPYANNAKQVAVAARYIPKFKPSHSTNLNVILGSQYRTFSQQALDELFHSHYCVGKQSNKMGYQMSGNAIDSPKQHLISEAISLGAIQIPPNGQPIIMLCERQTIGGYPKVGNVARMDLGKLAQLKPGDKVNFVKSDVDKCMREYTQWLRFFQNTTS encoded by the coding sequence ATGACAATTTTAAAAGCCAGCCCACAAACGGGCATTCAAGATGGCGGCCGCTTTGGTTTTGCCCATTTAGGCATCACCCAAGGTGGCGTCGCCGACGAATACTCCTATCACTGGGCAAACAAGCTGTTAGGCAATCCATTTTCGAGCGCAGTCATTGAAGTGACACTAGGCGGTTTTGAAGCCGTGATACATCAAGACACTTGCATTGCGATTACCGGAGCCACCAGCCCAGTACTGTTAGATGGCGCGGTTGCCCCAACTTGGCAATGCATTAAGGTCAAAAAAGGCCAACATATTTCCATTCCCTTACCTCGCAATGGGTTACGCTACTATATTGCCCTGCCCGGCGGTATAGACGCTCCATTGCACCACCGCAGTCTCTCTACTGTACACAAAGAAGGATTAGGTGGCTTACAGAGCAATGGCGAACACTTAGTTAAAGGCGACTTAATTTACGCTCGCTTACCATACGCAAACAACGCTAAACAAGTAGCAGTGGCTGCGAGGTACATTCCAAAATTCAAACCTTCACACAGCACTAATCTAAATGTCATATTAGGGTCTCAGTATCGTACTTTTAGTCAGCAAGCATTAGATGAGTTATTTCATTCTCACTATTGCGTTGGCAAACAGAGCAACAAAATGGGATATCAAATGTCAGGAAACGCGATCGACTCGCCAAAGCAACATTTGATTTCAGAGGCCATCTCTTTAGGCGCGATTCAAATTCCGCCCAACGGGCAACCCATAATTATGCTTTGTGAAAGACAGACCATTGGTGGCTATCCGAAAGTAGGAAATGTCGCACGAATGGATCTAGGGAAACTGGCACAGCTTAAGCCGGGAGACAAAGTTAACTTTGTTAAAAGTGATGTGGATAAATGTATGCGTGAATACACACAATGGTTAAGGTTTTTCCAAAATACAACCTCGTGA
- a CDS encoding ABC transporter permease — MTQAHTESLAPSNPKLNRRLLAWSFKEIRHGQLWPISVALTLIIACVFALSALAERMEQVIVKQGADALTADLVYRSDSPIPETLSRHSLPSQIQTASMVRFATMAFSDQDMLLVTVKAVDDAYPLRGDLQLSKGKTLASHVSQGELWLEKRAMLALEANIGDVVSIGDADFVVSGEIEQQPGLSFNPFQQMPTAMIHHSDIEKTGALQIGSRVRYLQYFSGDNADLQQLKQGITLGSGDRWRDQHSPSRTNDMFTRTTQYLSLTVAIVVIMAATTLVLTCQHYVAGRRQTVAMLKSIGASKKWIGRWLMIQVLLLFVIGALFGVSIGYLLEVLLRIPLADLLPDPLPGYGVTPAVLSIITCLLIGVPALGIPMINLLNTSASAVLQPETQGKSKALWLVAVPVVPMFIVYGSNTLVWIVLAGMVALFAVLALVAVLISRSIGKLKLGPAMALAVSRLNRSSLASGLQFGALALSLMLLAIVWLVRTDLLGDWRNTLPENAPNAFAINIAPYEVDDYLKQLDQDNIERSQAYPIIRGRLVTVNGRDAKQVSEEHQETDAVRRELNLTWAKQLPDYNDTLSGTWGSENGVSVESEVAEALGLKLGDELGFSISGQTVLAVVNSIRKVEWREMKPNFYFIFSPKYADKMPGAFMVSYRIEPQNDAMVQALSAQYPTVSLLDIRKMGDKIQTLLSQIVWSITVLAGLGVIAGLLLIFTLLRLSISQRQLEIRLYRTLGASKKRISSTLWCEYGLMALIAGVVASLGAEASVSGLLYWGFDLPARVHPQLWLALPLLTFVILGLVVNSLINQLLQPVKNGAL; from the coding sequence ATGACTCAAGCACATACAGAAAGTCTCGCGCCTAGCAACCCTAAGCTCAATCGCCGTTTATTGGCGTGGAGCTTTAAAGAGATTCGCCATGGGCAGTTATGGCCGATATCGGTGGCGCTGACTCTTATCATCGCTTGTGTGTTTGCGCTGTCAGCACTAGCGGAGCGAATGGAACAAGTGATTGTGAAGCAGGGCGCGGATGCGCTTACCGCCGATCTGGTATATCGCTCTGATAGCCCAATTCCAGAGACACTGAGCCGTCATTCATTACCATCACAGATCCAAACCGCTTCAATGGTGCGTTTTGCCACTATGGCATTTAGCGACCAAGATATGTTGTTGGTGACAGTAAAAGCGGTGGATGATGCTTATCCACTGCGCGGTGATTTACAGCTTTCAAAGGGTAAAACCCTTGCATCTCATGTTTCACAAGGCGAACTGTGGTTAGAAAAACGCGCCATGTTGGCATTAGAGGCCAACATAGGCGATGTGGTCTCTATTGGTGATGCTGATTTTGTGGTCAGTGGTGAAATTGAGCAGCAACCTGGGCTGAGCTTTAATCCTTTCCAGCAGATGCCAACAGCGATGATTCATCACAGTGACATTGAAAAAACGGGCGCTTTACAAATTGGCTCTAGGGTTCGATATCTGCAGTATTTTAGTGGCGACAATGCCGATTTACAGCAGTTAAAACAAGGCATAACGTTAGGTTCTGGCGATCGCTGGCGAGATCAACATAGCCCAAGTCGCACGAATGATATGTTTACGCGCACCACCCAATACTTGTCGTTAACGGTAGCAATTGTGGTGATTATGGCTGCGACCACCTTAGTTCTGACTTGTCAGCACTATGTCGCCGGACGGCGTCAAACGGTGGCTATGCTCAAGAGTATCGGTGCGAGCAAGAAGTGGATAGGGCGCTGGCTGATGATTCAGGTGTTATTGCTGTTTGTTATCGGCGCACTGTTTGGAGTCAGTATCGGCTACTTATTGGAAGTGCTGCTGCGAATTCCTCTTGCCGATTTACTGCCTGACCCACTACCAGGTTACGGTGTCACTCCTGCGGTGCTGTCTATTATCACTTGTTTGTTGATTGGTGTACCTGCGCTTGGTATTCCAATGATTAACTTGCTTAATACCTCTGCAAGTGCGGTTTTACAACCCGAAACGCAAGGCAAAAGCAAAGCCTTGTGGCTGGTGGCGGTGCCTGTCGTGCCAATGTTTATTGTTTATGGTAGCAATACGTTAGTGTGGATTGTATTGGCGGGTATGGTGGCGTTGTTTGCAGTGCTGGCGTTAGTGGCGGTGCTGATTTCAAGGAGCATAGGTAAACTTAAACTCGGTCCGGCAATGGCGCTGGCGGTCAGTCGGTTAAATCGCTCATCACTTGCCAGTGGTTTGCAATTTGGCGCATTGGCACTGTCTTTGATGCTACTTGCCATTGTTTGGCTAGTAAGAACCGATTTATTAGGCGATTGGCGAAACACCTTACCGGAGAACGCGCCAAATGCATTTGCTATTAATATCGCTCCTTATGAAGTCGATGATTATTTAAAGCAGTTAGACCAAGATAATATTGAACGTTCGCAAGCTTATCCTATTATTCGCGGTCGTTTGGTTACGGTAAATGGTCGCGATGCCAAGCAAGTTTCTGAAGAACATCAAGAAACTGATGCGGTGCGCCGTGAGCTTAATCTGACGTGGGCAAAGCAATTGCCCGATTATAACGATACTCTTAGCGGCACATGGGGCAGTGAGAATGGGGTGTCGGTAGAATCGGAAGTAGCGGAAGCATTAGGGCTGAAACTGGGTGATGAGTTGGGCTTTTCTATTAGCGGACAAACAGTGCTAGCGGTGGTTAATAGCATTCGCAAAGTCGAATGGCGCGAAATGAAGCCTAATTTCTATTTTATTTTTTCGCCTAAATACGCCGATAAAATGCCGGGCGCATTTATGGTTTCTTATCGAATTGAGCCGCAAAACGATGCGATGGTGCAAGCACTGTCGGCGCAATATCCTACGGTCAGTTTGCTGGATATTCGTAAAATGGGCGATAAAATCCAAACTTTGCTGTCGCAAATTGTCTGGTCAATTACTGTTTTGGCTGGGCTTGGGGTAATTGCCGGTTTACTGCTGATATTTACCCTGCTGCGTTTGAGTATTTCACAGCGCCAATTAGAAATTCGCCTCTATCGCACATTAGGCGCGAGCAAGAAACGCATTTCATCCACATTGTGGTGTGAGTATGGTTTGATGGCACTGATTGCCGGTGTGGTGGCAAGTCTTGGCGCTGAGGCGAGTGTCAGCGGATTGCTGTATTGGGGATTTGATTTACCCGCTCGCGTTCATCCACAGTTATGGCTTGCTTTGCCATTGTTGACTTTTGTTATCTTAGGATTGGTGGTTAACAGCTTGATAAATCAGTTGTTACAACCGGTGAAAAATGGCGCTCTGTAA
- a CDS encoding bifunctional acetate--CoA ligase family protein/GNAT family N-acetyltransferase — MSPMDSLFNPSAIAIIGASNRPMSPGKVMVDNLLLSGFSGTVLPVNPKHTSVSGVLCYPNIDALPLTPELAIICVDHQELPSLFKDLDDKGIRAAILIANSLFDEQQHQALKQQAKLHNIRIVGPNSLGLCMPWASINASLSPVKVLPGKIAFISQSAAIATTVLDWANDKQIGFSAFVSIGSMADVGIAEVIDYLSMHSKTEAILLYVEHIQDARRFMSAARAASRNKRVLVLKGARSEVGKDLSMLHHGGSKSLNVVYDSAFDRCGLLRVHSTHELFAAAETLTHSIPLKGKRLAMISNGSGPAVIASDVLQHLGGKLAEFSDEILGKLKTVSNECAVNPIDLSGDWQSSKLLKAFTLLLDSKDIDAILVLYSPSAISDPLSTASQLLEIYRKHPNRKRINLLTNWLGETSAKPARSLFSKHGIPTYRTPESSIMAFMHLVRYRASQVQLMETPLSIEHIAQAGIKAKNLLRQQTEPELSIDKIAQLLDCYQIPTLSHDKAKETTVSLHLNCDPTFGPVILLGNEQHQLQLKEHQFNTQQLNDQHCVAGFPPLNDKLSKLLIKNALQRRKLSPISSTQFESLTQILVRFSQLIVDQGCIESMHLNVSFNHLGHCQITPIHTRLNNAIERPLAILPYPIELESTVTLKDNTQLLLRPIRPEDEPLHAQFINNVSKEDLYKRFFSDVGEFDHQALANLTQIDYDREMALVLVKDRQILGVVRAITDIRINSAEFAVLIRSDMKGKGLGRILMQSIIDYCKHKGIQRMDGMTMPSNKGMVTLAQKLGFSAKVDFEEGVVEMELNLYQSY; from the coding sequence ATGAGCCCTATGGATTCATTGTTTAACCCAAGTGCCATCGCCATTATTGGAGCGTCAAATAGACCCATGTCTCCGGGAAAAGTCATGGTAGATAACCTACTTCTTTCTGGTTTTAGTGGCACAGTGTTACCTGTTAACCCTAAGCATACCTCCGTATCTGGCGTATTGTGTTATCCCAATATCGACGCCCTACCCCTGACGCCAGAATTGGCAATCATTTGTGTCGACCATCAAGAGTTGCCTTCTTTATTTAAAGATTTAGATGACAAAGGGATTCGCGCAGCCATCTTAATTGCCAATTCATTGTTTGATGAGCAGCAACATCAAGCCCTTAAACAGCAAGCTAAATTGCACAACATCCGCATTGTGGGGCCAAACAGCTTAGGCTTGTGTATGCCTTGGGCTTCTATTAATGCCTCCTTGTCACCGGTTAAGGTACTACCGGGTAAAATCGCGTTTATTTCTCAATCGGCAGCCATCGCCACAACCGTACTGGATTGGGCGAATGACAAACAAATCGGTTTTTCAGCCTTTGTTTCTATTGGCAGTATGGCCGATGTTGGCATCGCTGAAGTCATTGATTATTTGAGTATGCACAGTAAAACTGAGGCTATCTTGCTGTATGTGGAACATATTCAAGATGCAAGACGCTTTATGTCAGCGGCGCGCGCGGCATCGCGCAACAAGCGAGTTTTAGTGTTAAAGGGAGCGCGTTCTGAGGTAGGCAAAGATCTTTCCATGCTCCATCACGGCGGCAGTAAATCTTTGAATGTGGTTTATGACTCAGCATTTGATCGCTGTGGATTACTTAGGGTGCATTCTACTCATGAATTGTTCGCGGCGGCTGAAACCCTGACGCATTCTATTCCACTGAAAGGTAAACGTTTAGCCATGATCAGCAATGGCTCTGGCCCCGCAGTCATTGCCAGCGACGTACTGCAACACCTTGGAGGAAAGTTAGCTGAGTTTTCGGATGAGATTCTAGGGAAACTAAAAACAGTGTCGAACGAATGTGCTGTTAACCCAATCGATTTATCAGGGGACTGGCAAAGTAGCAAGTTATTAAAAGCATTTACACTGCTGTTAGACAGCAAAGACATCGACGCCATCTTGGTGCTCTACAGCCCATCAGCCATCTCAGATCCTCTCAGTACCGCTTCGCAGCTTCTTGAGATCTACCGCAAACACCCAAACAGAAAACGGATTAATTTATTAACCAACTGGCTCGGTGAAACCTCGGCAAAACCAGCGCGCAGTTTGTTTTCCAAGCACGGCATTCCTACTTATCGAACGCCAGAAAGCAGCATAATGGCGTTTATGCATTTGGTACGCTATCGTGCCAGCCAAGTTCAATTGATGGAAACACCTTTATCAATCGAGCATATTGCGCAAGCCGGAATTAAAGCAAAAAATCTATTGCGGCAACAAACTGAGCCTGAGCTGAGCATCGATAAAATAGCGCAGTTACTGGATTGCTACCAAATCCCTACTCTTAGCCATGACAAGGCGAAAGAGACAACAGTGAGCTTACACCTTAACTGCGACCCCACTTTTGGGCCGGTTATTTTACTGGGTAACGAGCAACATCAACTACAACTTAAAGAGCACCAATTCAATACACAACAATTGAACGACCAACACTGTGTGGCTGGCTTCCCGCCCTTAAACGATAAACTCTCTAAGCTGTTGATCAAAAACGCGCTACAACGACGTAAGCTATCACCCATATCAAGCACACAATTTGAGTCTTTAACCCAAATATTAGTTCGCTTTTCTCAGCTCATCGTTGACCAAGGGTGTATAGAATCGATGCATCTCAATGTCAGCTTTAATCACCTTGGGCATTGCCAAATCACCCCAATCCACACACGTTTAAATAATGCTATCGAGCGTCCTTTGGCAATACTGCCGTATCCCATTGAGCTTGAATCAACCGTCACCTTAAAAGACAACACTCAACTGCTGTTGCGCCCAATCCGCCCTGAAGATGAACCCTTGCACGCGCAGTTTATTAATAATGTCAGCAAGGAAGATCTTTATAAGCGATTTTTCAGTGACGTCGGCGAGTTTGATCATCAAGCTCTTGCCAACCTCACTCAAATTGATTACGACCGTGAAATGGCCTTAGTGCTGGTTAAAGATAGGCAAATCTTAGGCGTAGTGCGCGCGATTACCGATATTAGAATCAATAGCGCTGAGTTTGCGGTACTGATTCGCTCTGATATGAAAGGCAAAGGACTGGGGCGGATTTTGATGCAATCAATCATCGATTATTGCAAACATAAAGGTATACAACGTATGGATGGGATGACGATGCCATCGAATAAAGGCATGGTCACGTTGGCACAAAAATTAGGGTTTTCAGCTAAAGTAGACTTTGAAGAAGGCGTGGTTGAGATGGAACTTAACTTATACCAATCGTACTAA
- a CDS encoding SPOR domain-containing protein: protein MMKKTAIVSLALLLAACSSSEYETDIQSESYQENYQTTQAEVDAQNPQIEEQDLTPVATPIAQDTTTSDVTTDDTTANAETMTNAQDDSVQSTASSVTPVVATASLNAPSKGFSIQLATLSDKEKAQTFAEGLQTESTLWLQTKSINDKVVYSVVMGDYGDYDHAKAAVVALPERFQKLKPFVKNFTDKELAATDHFLLLK from the coding sequence ATGATGAAAAAGACGGCGATAGTTTCACTTGCTTTGTTGTTAGCTGCATGTAGCTCAAGCGAGTACGAAACAGATATACAATCGGAAAGTTATCAAGAGAATTATCAAACAACTCAAGCTGAGGTGGATGCGCAAAATCCTCAAATTGAAGAGCAAGATTTGACACCTGTGGCGACGCCAATTGCACAAGATACGACCACAAGCGATGTAACTACAGATGATACGACAGCAAACGCCGAAACGATGACGAATGCGCAAGACGACAGCGTGCAGTCTACAGCTTCGAGCGTAACGCCTGTTGTTGCAACCGCATCGCTAAACGCACCAAGTAAAGGCTTTTCAATCCAACTGGCAACGTTGTCAGATAAAGAAAAAGCGCAAACCTTCGCCGAGGGGCTGCAAACAGAGTCAACACTTTGGTTACAAACTAAAAGTATCAATGACAAAGTGGTTTACTCGGTGGTAATGGGCGATTATGGCGATTATGATCACGCCAAAGCCGCCGTTGTGGCTCTACCTGAGCGTTTCCAAAAGCTAAAACCGTTTGTTAAGAATTTTACTGACAAAGAATTGGCAGCAACAGATCACTTTCTGCTGTTAAAATAA
- the pxpB gene encoding 5-oxoprolinase subunit PxpB, whose amino-acid sequence MNNCKATIYSKTDVPNLDMPTIARVGECCVLIEFAKDITPSLPAVINSAVHRIKQTLVPAPINCVQSYTTLLLEFSPLSFDWSHITTQLTRLLAEHTTTDNCTAHPIIEIPVYYGKSVALDAERYQRLTGLSLSEIQTLHSSVTYQVYALGFSPGFAFMADVPKALQLPRLDSPRAVVPQGSVAIAGPQTAVYPQASPGGWNVIGRTPIELYTPNKSSMSLLSAGDNVCFVPICAAEFKLLGGTL is encoded by the coding sequence ATGAATAACTGCAAAGCAACTATCTATTCAAAAACAGATGTGCCCAACCTGGATATGCCCACAATTGCGCGCGTAGGCGAATGTTGTGTCCTAATTGAATTTGCTAAAGATATTACGCCCAGTCTGCCAGCGGTAATCAATAGCGCAGTGCATCGCATCAAACAAACACTGGTGCCCGCGCCAATTAATTGCGTTCAGTCCTACACGACTCTATTACTGGAATTTTCACCGCTGAGTTTTGATTGGTCACACATTACAACCCAGCTCACCCGTTTGTTGGCAGAGCATACGACAACGGATAACTGCACTGCGCACCCCATTATTGAAATCCCTGTTTATTACGGCAAATCGGTGGCATTGGACGCCGAGCGCTATCAACGCCTGACAGGGCTTTCACTATCGGAAATCCAAACGCTACACAGCAGTGTTACCTACCAAGTGTACGCTCTTGGCTTTTCGCCAGGATTTGCCTTTATGGCCGATGTGCCTAAAGCTTTGCAACTTCCACGTTTAGATTCGCCGCGAGCCGTGGTGCCACAAGGCAGCGTCGCAATTGCAGGGCCACAAACGGCAGTTTATCCGCAAGCAAGCCCCGGAGGATGGAATGTGATTGGCAGAACGCCAATCGAACTGTATACACCCAATAAATCGTCGATGTCCTTGTTATCGGCCGGCGACAATGTTTGCTTTGTACCCATCTGCGCAGCTGAGTTTAAGTTACTCGGAGGCACGCTCTAA
- a CDS encoding ABC transporter ATP-binding protein — protein MTTSVIKAQSLTKTVSTKQEHLTILQNVNLEIDSGESVAIVGASGAGKSTLMTLLAGLDVPSEGDVQLLGHSLSSLNDEQRADLRSQHIGFVFQSFLLIPSLSALENVTLPCLLRGEAEDKQRAMQLLDSVGLKERVHHLPSELSGGEQQRVALARAFMLRPQILFADEPTGNLDHETAQNIVEQLFSLNQQHGTTLIMVTHDNTLAARCDRVLSMQSGQLQVATTQSSPDSN, from the coding sequence ATGACCACATCCGTAATTAAGGCTCAATCTTTAACTAAAACAGTCTCTACCAAACAAGAACATTTAACAATCCTACAAAATGTAAATTTGGAGATAGATTCAGGAGAAAGTGTTGCCATTGTCGGTGCCTCTGGTGCGGGTAAGTCTACGCTGATGACCTTGCTTGCCGGTTTGGACGTGCCGAGTGAGGGCGATGTGCAATTGTTGGGGCATTCGTTATCAAGTTTAAACGATGAGCAAAGGGCGGATCTGCGCAGTCAACACATTGGGTTTGTGTTCCAAAGCTTTCTTTTGATCCCCAGTTTAAGTGCTTTAGAAAATGTGACTTTGCCGTGTTTGCTTCGCGGAGAGGCAGAAGATAAACAAAGAGCTATGCAACTGCTTGATTCTGTAGGGCTGAAAGAGCGTGTGCATCATTTGCCTTCTGAATTGTCTGGTGGTGAGCAACAAAGGGTGGCACTGGCGCGCGCATTTATGTTGCGTCCACAAATTTTGTTTGCCGATGAGCCAACGGGAAATCTTGATCATGAAACTGCGCAAAATATCGTTGAGCAGTTATTTAGCTTAAACCAGCAACACGGCACCACCTTAATCATGGTTACCCACGATAATACGTTAGCGGCAAGGTGCGATAGAGTGCTGAGCATGCAGTCCGGTCAGTTGCAGGTGGCGACGACACAATCTTCTCCTGATAGCAATTAG